From Pseudobythopirellula maris:
AGCTGCGCCTCGCCGCGCACCACGACCGTGTCGCCCGCCTTGAGGCCCAGCAGCTCGCGCGCGCCGATGGCGATCTGCTTGCCCTGCGCGTCGGAGAAGTTCACGGCCGCCACGGCGCTTGCTTGGTTAGCCGCCTCGCGGGCGCAGAACGGGCAATCGGCCAAGTGGTCGGGGTCGCCGGCGTCGTGCTCGTCGAATTCCATCGCCGTGGCGGGATCGACCAGGAAGAACGCCGCCTGGTTCTCACGCCATGGGAAGTCAGGCTCCAGCTTGCCCCACGGGTTCGGTATGCCGCCCACCTTGCCGACCAACACAACTTGGCTGGCGGTCTCGCCGTCGCCCTCCTCGAGCGTCTCGCGGTAATCGAGCGGCGAGAGTGCGTCGGCGGGCTCCTCGGCCAGCATCAGCCGCTCGCGCTCGGCCGCCACCCGCTTTGGATCGGGAGGCGCCGGCCCTTGGGAGCAGCCGATCAGAAAGCCTGCGGCGGCAAGGAACGCTAGCAATCGGCGGGGGTGGGGCATGGATGGCTAACGGAGTCGTGGGTGGGTGTGCTTACGGTCTTCCCATTATCGGCCCCGGGGCCGGATAGCGTCCATGGTGAATGCGTTCCTCGTCCACTTAAGAAGTGGCGTAAGTCGTTGCGTGTGCGAGCGTTGCAGGCGCCGGCGGGTTGGCGACGGATTGGAGACTGGGATGAAATTTTATTTCAACACACGCCACAAGATCGCCCCGGGCGGGGCGAATTCCTCACTAGGAGGCCCGAATCCTTCGGCCGACGGGCCTCAAGCCAACCACCCAACCTTTCGTTCTACGAGGCATTCGCATGTTCCGTCTTTTCAAAAGAACCGTCGTCACCACGCTGGCCGTCGGCTTGGTCGCCGGCCTGACCTTTGGCACAGACACCTTCAGCTACCTGAAGACCTCCTACAACCGGCTCACCAGCAGCGTGTCGGACAGTGTGCCTGTCGAGTTCCAGATCGACCGCGCCCGTCAGATGGTCCACGATCTGGCCCCCGAAGTGCGGCGTTCGATGCACGTGATCGCCAAGGAAGAGATCGAGCTCGACAAGCTCCGCAACCAGATCGCCAAGGCCGAGACCCAGGCCCAAGAGAGCAAGGAGCAGATCATGCGTCTGCAGTCGGACCTCGGCTCGGGGCAAGACGTGTTCCGCTACGCCGGCCGCAGCTACAGCCGCAACGAAGTGAAGCACGACCTGACGCAGCGTTTCTCGCGGCACAAGGTGGCCGACGACACGCTCGCCCACCTCTGCTCGATGCGAGACGCCCGCGCGGCCAATCTCGAGGCGGCCCAGAAGAAGCTCGCCGCGATGATGAGCGCCCAGAAGCGTCTGGAGACCGACATCACGAACCTCGAGACGCAGCGCAAGCTGGTCGAGGTTGCCCAGGCGTCGAGCGACGTGTTGCTCGACGACAGCCAACTGGCGCGGGCCAAGGACCTGATCGTCGACATCCGCACGCGGCTCGATGTGGCTGCCAAGCTGGCCAACGCCGACAGCCACTACCTGGGCGAGATCCCGCTCGACGAGCCGACCGACGAAGACGTGTCGGACCAAGTGGCCGCTTACTTCGGCGGCGAGTCGGCAAAAGCCGCCAAGCCGCAAGCCGAGCTGGCCTCGGTCGGCATTCAGCTCGACTGATGGCGCAGGGCTTTGCCCCTGTAGGGACCGCCCTCCGTGGCGGTCCCGCCCCGGGCACACGGTTCGTACTCGAAACCAACTGGCAAGGTCTGGAACGCCACGGAGGGCGTTCCCTACAGATTCGAGTTCCCTACAGGTTCAAGGCGTGGCCGAGTCCTCGCCGAGCCGAAATCGTGCGGAACCGGGGCCGGGGGTATCGCGACCAAGCTTCCAACGCGCAAGAATTCGGCGCTCCGCCTGCGAACGGATACCATGGAAGACTCGACCCCCCCGGCCCTCGCCCGCCACTCAACTGCCAGGCGTCGCTTTGGCCTCACCACCGGCCGCTGGGCGGCGCCGATCGGCTCGCTTTCTCAGACCCCTACGGCCTATTACGGAGATCGACCCGTGGCCGGCCGCGACGCATTCAGCACCCCGGAAACCGCCGACCGGCGCATGGTGTGGGTCGACGCCGTGGGAGGTTTTCTCCTTTGCCTCGGCGACGAGGTCGCCATCGGCCAGCCGGACGGCGGGGACAAGGGAGCTGCCGAGCCGACGGTTGGCGTGCTCGCCGGGCTGTCGCGTCGCCACGCGGTGATCACCCGCCAAGGGGGCGTTCACGTCCTCGACCCGCTGGGCCCCGTGGCCCTCGATGGCCGGCCGCTCAGCGGCCCCACGGTGCTGCCCACCACGGCGATGCTCAAGCTCGGCGACCGCGTGGAGATGCGTTTCAGCAGGCCGCACGCCTTGAGCGCCACCGCCCGGCTCGAAATGCTCAGCGGCCACCGCACGTCGCCCGCCTGCGACGCGATCGTGCTGATGGCCGAGAGCTGCGTGCTGGGGCCTAAGGAAACTAGCCACATCCGCTGCCCCGGTTGGTCGGGCGAGGCGATCCTCACTCGCAGCGGCGGCGAGATCAGCTGCCGTGCGAACGTCCCCCTGGCTGTCAGCGGCGTGCGGGCGACCGGCCCGGTGCGGGCGGCGCCCGGAGCGCGGATTGAGGGGCAAGATTTCTCGTTCAGTGTCGAATTGGCGGTAGAGAGCGGGTGAAGTAGTACCCGCAAAGGCTTGGATAATTCGATTACCCCCGCGCAATAGGATGCCCAGCCCTCCGCCGCCCCCCTGGTGGGGGCCCCGACGCGGAGCCCCGTAGCCAGTTAACATAGAACAACCGCCCGCCATGTTGGCCACACTCCGCAAGAAAGCCGAGTTGATGAAACCGAGCCCCCCCGCCACGCCCGACGACCCCCCCGGCGCCGACGCCGCGGTGGGTCGCTCCGTCGACGGGGCCGGCTCGGGGCCGACCGGCCGGTTCCTCTACGCCAGCGGCGCCCGCCCGCTCGAGGGCTACACCATCAAACGCGGCGTCGGCCGCGGCGGCTTCGGCGAGGTCTATTTCGCCCAGAGCGACGCCGGTAAAGAGGTCGCGCTCAAGCTGATCCGTCGCAACCTCGACGTCGAGCTCCGCGGCGTGCGGCACTGCCTGAACCTCAAGCACCCCAACCTGGTGTCGCTCTACGACATCCGAACCGACTCGTCTGGCGACGAATGGGTCGTGATGGAGTACGTCTCGGGTGAGTCGCTCGAGCAGCTGCTCGACCGCTATCCCCACGGCCTGCCCGTGGAGCAGGCCGTCGCCTGGATGCGCTCGATCGCCCGCGGCGTCGCCTACCTGCACGACAGCGGCATCGTGCACCGCGACCTGAAGCCGGGCAACCTGTTCCTCGACAAGTCGAACTTGGCCGAGGACCCGCTGCCGGGCGTGGTGAAGCTGGGCGATTACGGCCTGTCGAAGTTCATCTCGTGCAGCCGCCGCAGCGGCCAGACCGAGAGCGTCGGCACGGTCCACTACATGGCGCCGGAGATCGCCAACGGCCGCTACGGCCAGGAGATCGACACCTACGCCCTGGGCGTGATCTTCTACGAGATGCTCACCGGCAGTGTGCCGTTCGAGGGCGAAAGCGTTGGCGAGGTGCTGATGAAGCACCTCACGGCCGAGCCCGACTTGGGCAAGCTCGCCGAGCCGTTCCGCACGATCGTTAGCAAGGCGCTCGCCAAGGACCCCACGCAGCGGTTTGGCAGCGTGGGAGAGTTGATCGCCATGCTGCCCGGCTCGGCGCCGGCCGCAGCAGCCGCGCCCGAGCCAATGGTTCCGCTCACCCCGTCCGCCGCTGACGACGACGGCGTGTGGCGCCCGGTCAGCACCCCGCCGCATGTGCCGCAGCCCTCGCAGCTCGAGCCCGAGCCGCTGTGGCAAGGGATCAAGGACCTCAGCCACGGCGTCTCGCAAGGATGGCGTGACTGGGGGGCGCCGCCATTGGCCAAGGCGATACTGCTGCTCACGGCGATGACTTTTGCCGTCCTCTCGTCGGGGGCGTGGCTGATGGCGCTCGTGCCGATCGTGCCGCTCTACGCGATCTACTACATGGTGTGGGACACGTTCATCCGCCGCCGCGGGCCCGTGGCGCCGCCCAAGCCAACGGCCGCCGCCACCCAATCCTCCCCCCCCACGGTCCAACTCAACGCCGAGCAGCGCCGCGTGCGACGCACCCGCACGCACTGGCGAGTGTTGGCCCGCAAGCAGCTCGCTGAGCGCAGCGCCTGGACCGCGTCGCGTGAGCTGGTCGGCTCGATGCTCGTCGCCGCGACCATCTGCGGCATTGCGGCGTCGACGGCCGCTGCGACGATGGCCGAGGCGTACCGCGCCGACCCCATCGCGCTCGGCCTGTGGCTCGGCGTCACGGCGACGCTCGCCAGCTGGGGAGTGCTCGCCGTGAACGCCTACGCCGAGACCCGCTTCGAGGACCACGCCCCGGTGCGTGGCATGCTCGCGGTCGTGGGCGCCGGCGTGGGGCTGGCGGCCTGGGCGCTCGGCGGCGTGCTCATGCAGGGCGCCCCGCTCGACGATGGCTGGGCCATCGAGTTCTTCGACAGCTTAATCGGCCACACCAACTTGAAGTGGGGCGACGACCTCAACGAGCCGGGCGACCAGCAATTGGTCTCACCCCCGGCGGTCGTGTCCGCCGTTTACTTCGCCGCATTGATGTTCGCCTGCCGCTGGCAGCGGCTGGCAAACTTCACACGACGCAAGCGGATCGCCTTCTGGCCGATCGTCGGTTGCTTGGCGTGGGCGTGGGGCCTGCACCTGTTCGCTTGGTACCCGCAGCCCGCGGCGCTGATTATCGCCGCCACGGCGGCCTTAGCGATCCAGGCCTCGAGCCATTGGTTGCCGCCGAGCAAGCGGACCGAGCTGGCCCGCGGCGTTTGAGCCTGCGGAGATTCCATCAGGGAGAAGAGGGTCATGGCGCCGTTTACTTCACAACTCATCTTTGCCACAGGGCCGACGTTCTCAGTGAGGCTTTTCATTGTCATCGCGTTTGTGCTGTTCTTGCTCTTCTTCCTATCGGGTCAATTCACCCCAAGCCGCATGAAGCAGATGTTCAAATCTCTGCTGTTCTTTGCGGCTGCGTGCGTTTTAGTGGGTGGGATGTTATTGGGGGCCGGTTTTTTCTGGCGTTTGGCGGCAGACGGCGTGGCCCAAACTCCGCCGCACTTCGCGACGCCCGACTACCCGGTCCCCGTCGACCCGCAGCTCCTGACGGTGAGCAGAGACCACGCCCCTGCGAGCGAGACAACCGCCGAGGCGGATGTTGAGCCGAGCGCCCAAGACGTGTGGCGCGCCGCCCGCTGGATCGGCCAGCAGATGGGCAGGAACGATTGGTCGGCCGAGCAGACCATCAAAGAGATCATCGCCCAAGTCAACGAGGCGCAGCAGCGGGCCGAGGCGCTCGCAGCGAGTGTGGAGGCCCCTGAAGCGGCCACGGCTTTCGCCTCGGACGCGCCGACCGAAACCGCAACCCCGCCGGAGCCCCCGGACCCGGTCGAAGCCTGGCTGAACACGCCCGGCGAAAGTTCCGAAGTCCGCTTGCGCGACGTCGTCCAGGTCGGCCCCTTCGCCACCCGCACCGAGTGCGACGAGGCGACCAACCAGCAACTCGTCGAGATCGCTCGGCGGTACGCCTCCGATCGCATCGGAAAGATCCCGGCCAACGAGCCTTTCCCGGCGCCCACCCACGAGCTTCGCGAGCGACTCGTGCGCGACAGCAGCCTGAGCACGCACGACACTTCGGTAGGCAAGATGCTCGGCCTCGCCACCCTCGTCGAGATCGACGCGACGGACGGCGAGTGGGTGATCGATCAGTGGGACGGCTGGCGCCGCCAGCGCGGCGTGCGAATCGTGGCCGGCACGACGATGGGCGTGATCGGCTTGCTGTTCGCTTCGCTCGCCGTACTGAAAGCAGGAGAGAAGCGAGCTAAAAGCAATTAGCTTTAAGCGGTTCGCGGTTCGCAAAGACGACGATGGCTCCGCCATCGCTAAATCTTCGCTAACAGCCAACGGCTAATGGCTAACAGCTTTCCAAGCGTTCCACCCGCCCCGGTCGTCGTTTATACTCGGCACGTTCACACAGCCGCACACGCCTCTCCACCAAACGCCCCATGCCCCACGCCCTCAACCCCGACGCACTGATCGTCGAGGAAATCCGCGGCGGCGATCACGCCGTGCGGCAGGAGGCGTGGGGACGGCTCATCGGCGAGTACGAGGGGCGGCTGCTGGCGTTCGTGGAGAGCCGCCTGCGCAACCGCGCGGCGAGCGAGGACGTGGTCCAAGAGACCTTCATCGGCTTCCTCAACAGTTTGCCGAACTACGATGTTCGCCGCCCGCTGGAGAGCTGGCTCTTCTCGATCGCGGCGCACAAGCTGACCGACTCGATGCGTCGCGAAGGCCGCCGGCCCGCGGTGCCGCTGAGCTCGACCGCCAACTCGAGCGGCGGCGCCTGGGAGCCCCCCGGCTCGGCGCGCGGCGCGAGCACCATCGCCCGCAGCGGCGAACGACGCTGCCTCGAAGAGGAGGCCCTGGCCGACGCCCTCGTCGAGATCTTGGGCCGCTGGCGGTCGAAGGACGACTGGCAAAAGGTGCAATGCATGGAGCTGCTGTTCGTCCGCGGCGTGTCGAACAAAGAGGTGGCCGATTGCCTGGGACTCACCGAGCAGCAGGTGGCCAATTTCAAATTCGACTTCCTGGCGGGCGTCAAAAAGCTCGTCCGCAAGCAAGGGCTCAACGAGGACGTGTTCCCCGAGTTGGGCGAAGACCCCTGACCGTTTATTTAGCCCCCGGTCAGTGACCGGGGGCTAAATAAACGGTGCCCGGGGGCAAAATCACCCGCAAGGTTTTTAACCACATGTTCTCCGACGCCGAACTCCAAGCCTATCTCGACGAAGCCGCCGCGCCGGACCGGATGGCGGCGATCGAGGAGTCGGCGCGCAAGGACGAGAAGGTCTGCGCCAGGCTCGCCGGGCTGGTGGGCCAACGCGACGCGGGACTCCACTCGTTGGGCGAGGTGTGGCGACGCCGGAGGCTGACCTGCCCCTCGCGTGAGCAGCTCGGCAGTCACCTGATGGGCGTTCTGGACGAGGCGTACGCCGGGTACGTGGCGTTCCACCTCGAGGTGATCGAGTGCCGCTGCTGCCTGGCCAACCTCGAAGACCTGCGCCGACTGCACGCCGCCGACGAGTCGGAGCCGGCCGAGACGCGGCGGAAGAAATTCTTCCAATCGAGCGTCGGGCGGATTTCTTAGGCCCCTCCCAAAAATCCTCCCTCCCCCTTGGGGAGAGGGCCGGGGTGGGGGCGTGCGTCGGGTACCCGCTCCAACTTCATCCAGCCCCCCCTCGAAAAACGAGGGAGGGAGCTTATCGAGAAAGTGCTCTTAGAGCGGCGGCGCTTCGGCCTGCTTGTCGTAGATCAGTTCGCGGATCTGCGGCTGGTACTCGTTGCTGTCGAGCAACGCCATGCCG
This genomic window contains:
- a CDS encoding FHA domain-containing protein, translating into MEDSTPPALARHSTARRRFGLTTGRWAAPIGSLSQTPTAYYGDRPVAGRDAFSTPETADRRMVWVDAVGGFLLCLGDEVAIGQPDGGDKGAAEPTVGVLAGLSRRHAVITRQGGVHVLDPLGPVALDGRPLSGPTVLPTTAMLKLGDRVEMRFSRPHALSATARLEMLSGHRTSPACDAIVLMAESCVLGPKETSHIRCPGWSGEAILTRSGGEISCRANVPLAVSGVRATGPVRAAPGARIEGQDFSFSVELAVESG
- a CDS encoding serine/threonine-protein kinase: MLATLRKKAELMKPSPPATPDDPPGADAAVGRSVDGAGSGPTGRFLYASGARPLEGYTIKRGVGRGGFGEVYFAQSDAGKEVALKLIRRNLDVELRGVRHCLNLKHPNLVSLYDIRTDSSGDEWVVMEYVSGESLEQLLDRYPHGLPVEQAVAWMRSIARGVAYLHDSGIVHRDLKPGNLFLDKSNLAEDPLPGVVKLGDYGLSKFISCSRRSGQTESVGTVHYMAPEIANGRYGQEIDTYALGVIFYEMLTGSVPFEGESVGEVLMKHLTAEPDLGKLAEPFRTIVSKALAKDPTQRFGSVGELIAMLPGSAPAAAAAPEPMVPLTPSAADDDGVWRPVSTPPHVPQPSQLEPEPLWQGIKDLSHGVSQGWRDWGAPPLAKAILLLTAMTFAVLSSGAWLMALVPIVPLYAIYYMVWDTFIRRRGPVAPPKPTAAATQSSPPTVQLNAEQRRVRRTRTHWRVLARKQLAERSAWTASRELVGSMLVAATICGIAASTAAATMAEAYRADPIALGLWLGVTATLASWGVLAVNAYAETRFEDHAPVRGMLAVVGAGVGLAAWALGGVLMQGAPLDDGWAIEFFDSLIGHTNLKWGDDLNEPGDQQLVSPPAVVSAVYFAALMFACRWQRLANFTRRKRIAFWPIVGCLAWAWGLHLFAWYPQPAALIIAATAALAIQASSHWLPPSKRTELARGV
- a CDS encoding RNA polymerase sigma factor, whose amino-acid sequence is MPHALNPDALIVEEIRGGDHAVRQEAWGRLIGEYEGRLLAFVESRLRNRAASEDVVQETFIGFLNSLPNYDVRRPLESWLFSIAAHKLTDSMRREGRRPAVPLSSTANSSGGAWEPPGSARGASTIARSGERRCLEEEALADALVEILGRWRSKDDWQKVQCMELLFVRGVSNKEVADCLGLTEQQVANFKFDFLAGVKKLVRKQGLNEDVFPELGEDP